From a region of the Lactuca sativa cultivar Salinas chromosome 4, Lsat_Salinas_v11, whole genome shotgun sequence genome:
- the LOC111883039 gene encoding E3 ubiquitin-protein ligase RGLG2 — protein sequence MGGRSSREERPTDRQSPSFQSTSSFTGSQYGNYPQQSYSNPPQDVHNYPVHDAYPAYSQPYHAPAPAPAPSPSGQPHRPQRRLDRRYSRIADNYTSLEQVTEALARAGLESSNLIVGIDFTKSNEWTGSRSFNRKSLHHIGDDLNPYEQAITIIGKTLAAFDEDNLIPCYGFGDASTHDQDVFSFYPEERFCNGFEEVLSRYREIVPHLKLAGPTSFAPVIEQAMTIVEHSGGQYHVLLIIADGQVTRSVDTEPGNLSPQEQRTVDAIVEASKVPLSIVLVGVGDGPWDMMKEFDDNIPSREFDNFQFVNFTEIMSKNVATIRKETEFALKALMEIPAQYIATLELNILGSRKGVSPHRIALPPPSSFSRHSKPSHSSSFQKGSQSYYDQTTPAPTPYYHQTSLPNRAPPAPAPTPSSTYDNQVCPICLTNPKDMAFGCGHQTCCECGETLQQCPICRSSIETRIKLY from the exons ATGGGGGGCAGAAGTTCAAGAGAGGAGCGTCCGACTGACAGACAGTCACCATCGTTCCAATCAACATCATCTTTTACTGGAAGTCAATACGGAAACTATCCTCAACAATCTTATTCAAATCCGCCACAAGACGTTCATAATTATCCTGTTCATGACGCTTATCCTGCTTATTCACAACCTTATCATGCACCCGCACCTGCACCAGCACCATCACCATCTGGTCAACCCCATAGACCACAGAGGAGGCTTGACCGGAGGTATTCAAGGATTGCAGATAATTACACTTCATTGGAACAG GTGACTGAAGCTCTTGCTCGTGCAGGGCTGGAATCTTCTAACCTAATTGTTGGTATCGACTTCACTAAGAGCAACGAATGGACTG GTTCAAGGTCTTTCAATAGAAAAAGTCTACATCATATTGGAGATGATTTAAATCCGTATGAACAAGCAATAACCATTATTGGGAAAACATTAGCTGCCTTTGATGAAGACAACTTGATTCCCTGTTATGGATTTGGAGATG CATCAACACATGATCAAGATGTTTTCAGTTTTTATCCAGAAGAAAGGTTTTGTAATGGATTTGAGGAAGTGTTGAGTAGATACAGGGAAATTGTCCCTCATTTAAAGCTTGCAG GACCAACATCATTTGCCCCTGTCATTGAACAGGCTATGACTATCGTTGAACATAGCGGGGGCCAGTATCACGTGTTGTTAATTATTGCAGATGGGcag GTAACAAGAAGTGTTGATACTGAGCCTGGTAATTTGAGTCCACAAGAACAGAGAACTGTGGACGCCATAGTTGAAGCAAG taaGGTTCCACTATCTATTGTATTGGTTGGAGTTGGAGATGGGCCGTGGGATATGATGAAAGAATTTGACGACAATATCCCCTCTCGTGAATTTGATAATTTCCAG TTTGTGAATTTCACGGAAATCATGTCCAAGAATGTGGCTACAATCCGTAAAGAGACAGAATTTGCTCTTAAAGCTTTGATGGAAATTCCTGCTCAATATATAGCAACACTCGAACTGAATATATTAGg GAGCCGCAAAGGAGTTTCGCCACATAGGATTGCCCTTCCTCCTCCATCATCTTTTAGCCGCCACTCAAAACCATCACACTCAAGTAGCTTTCAAAAGGGCTCACAATCTTATTATGACCAAACTACCCCTGCCCCCACCCCTTATTATCATCAAACTAGTCTTCCAAACAGGGCTCCACCTGCTCCTGCTCCTACTCCTAGTTCTACTTATGACAATCAG GTATGCCCCATTTGCCTTACTAACCCCAAGGATATGGCATTTGGCTGTGGTCATCAG ACATGTTGTGAGTGTGGAGAAACTCTACAGCAGTGCCCAATTTGCCGAAGCTCAATTGAAACAAGGATAAAATTATACTAA